AAGATGCCGGTGATAGAAGAGCGCATCATTCAGTTGAGGATCTTCAATCGTGCAGTACATCCAACCGGTAGGCAGACATGAAGGTAAGCATCCACCAGCAATTCAACGAGAGAAGAAGGAATCTGACGAGGTGTTCTTTTACTCCAGGCGTTCATTGTGTTCTCTATGGCTCTGGCCCTTGCCAGCGCGGCGGCAGTCGACGATTCGAAGAAGGAAAAGCGAGGACTGTTCGAGCTGGGATCGTCTCAACAGGAATCGTACGAGACTTACGGCTATGACCATCAGCAATCTCACGGATACTACGGTAACGACTACTCCGAGAAGGAAGTGAAGCAGGTCATCACGAAGAAGGTCCCGGTACCTTATCCAGTGGAGGTCGAGAAGCACGTTCCGGTCGAGGTGAAGGTCCCGTACCCAGTGGAGGTTGAGAAGAAGGTTCCAGTGTACGTCGAGAAGAAGGTTCCCGTGTACGTTGAGAAGAAGGTCCCAGTTCACGTGGATCGCCCGTATCCAGTGGAAGTGAAGGTCCCAGTCCATGTCCCAGTCTACAAGAAAGAATACGTCGAGGTCCCGAAGCCATACGCAGTTCATGTCGATAAGCCCTACCCGGTGTACGTGAAGGAGCCAGTGTACGTCGAGAAGCAGGTTCCAGTGACGGTGCACATCAAGGAGCATCACAAGAAGCCTTTCTGGGGTTAAACTTATGCTTGCGAGATGTAAAATACTGGTAGAATAAAGATTCTAGACTGATCCTCAAATCGGTAGTCGGGTTAATGAGTAGTAGAGTCTTCTGAAAGATTGTTGGAAATGAACAACCGACGATGCAACTGTAGGTGAATGTATAAACCGAAGTATTATTCAAAGCAATATTCAAATTATATATAAATTCGAAAAGATATTTAAAATGACAGACAATTCATTATTGTACAATTATTTTAAGACATGATATGATGGAGAGAATCCATAAACATTTTGATTTTCTGATCATTGAGACTGGAGACTCAAACTGAAGACTAAGCCGATCAAATGCTTGAAATACTACTCAATTATAGtcgttgtaaaattttcacttCATAATGGTCGAAAAAACCTTAAAACATACTTCTTTAGTGACACTATAAAATCAAGGTGTCTTGGCCTGccatttcttgtttttgttgtatttgttcgctcgtagctggatagtcttTCCTACTCACTGAGATGGGATTTTGTGTCGGTCCTGTTGTATGGAATCGGCGCCATTACCAAATACTTCACTGAATCTCACAGTAATTCACTATGGGTAATTAAAGTCACATTTAGATGATGGTTTGAATCAATAGTCTATAAGACGTATGATCGACTTGTAATAGTAGATGAACTTGAAGCACCGACGAACCGTCGTGACACTTGGAACAAAATGAGCTACAAAAGTCTTCcttgtatttcaaataaacaTACGTTGAACACTAGCGCCATCTTTATGAGGAATCGCTTACTATTCTACTTTGACACAGACGCGAAACTGTCAGGCTTTTTGATATCACAGTTAAATGTATGCAACTGTAAGTGGACTGTATGTTGGGATTCCATGTATGCATCTGTTAACAACCGCACAATAACTATTATGATTGTTATTGCTATTTAATTGTACACTTTTTGAGATTGTAAGTTACACTAAGCAAAATAAGGCTAGAAAACCATACGTAACGGTGCTTGCGTTGAAagacaaagagaaaaaaaagagttgaAAAATTCTATAGAATATGTTCATAGATATTACAAAAAATTCTTATTATTGATGAGAGCGAAGATATTTTCTAATAAATCTTGAACACCTCAGAAGCTTGACCGTCGCTCAGAGAATTTAAGAAGTATTTTGTGAATCTACATTTAGACACCTAGAAGGCAAAATTTGATCAGAATGTGTAACTAAATCGTTCTAATGAATTGTTCATTTAATGATTTAGGGCGAACATTTAAGCACTAATCCATTTTTAAAGCAATACCGGCGTTTTAAAATGTAACAGACAACGAATGCACAGGATCAGCCTGAGTTGTACATGAGAGAAATGttcagcaataaaaacaagatGCAACCAATCTTTTGGGTCACGCTCGATTGCTTTTTTGGAAAAAGAGTTGCTTAAGAAACCCAACCGCCTACAGAGAAGCAACGGCAGGTCAGTGGGGACGATATAAAAAGGTGCCGGAGATAGAAAAGCGCATCATTCAGTTGAGGATCTTCAATCGTGCAGTACATCCAACCGGTAGGCAGACATGAAGGTAAGCATCCACCAGCAATTCAACAAGAGAAGAAGGAATCTGACGAGGTGTTTTACTATTCCAGGCGTTCATTGTGTTCTCTATGGCTCTGGCCCTCGCCAGCGCGGCGGCAGTCGACGATTCGAAGAAGGAAAAGCGAGGACTGTTCGAGCTGGGATCGTCTCAACAGGAATCGTACGAGACTTACGGCTATGACCATCACCAATCTCACGGATACTACGGTAACGACTACTCCGAGAAGGAAGTGAAGCAGGTCATCACGAAGAAGGTCCCAGTGCCTTATCCAGTGGAGGTCGAGAAGCACGTTCCGGTCGAGGTGAAGGTCCCGTACCCAGTGGAGGTTGAAAAGAAGGTTCCAGTGTACGTCGAGAAGAAGGTTCCCGTGTACGTTGAGAAGAAGGTCCCGGTCCACGTTGATCGCCCGTACCCAGTAGAAGTGAAGGTCCCAGTCCATGTCCCAGTCTACAAGAAGGAATACGTCGAGGTCCCGAAGCCATACGCAGTTCATGTCGATAAGCCCTACCCGGTGTACGTGAAGGAGCCAGTGTACGTCGAGAAACCAGTTCAGTTCACTGTTCTTGTGAAGAAGGAGCACAAGAAGCCATTCTTCGGTTGAATGTTAAATATATTGTGAAGGATTTAAACTGATTTTGGTGTATGTTGCTTTAACTATTCAATTGAAATGTCATGTATCTGCATTAATGGTCGTTTTTTATATTGTTATGTAATGATCGACTCTATCCCAATAAGTCCTTGAACACAATACAGTATGTAATATAGTTTGTCCCTTTCTTTTTCCTATTATTTGAGTTCATTTTGAAATTCATATCGCCTTACATAACAATCTGAATTAGCACTTCATAATGCTCTGTTTGGTTGGATACTATATTTAATAAGCattaaattttctttcatAAACGATTTGATAACaagttgtttgaaaattgtaaTAATTGTAGTTCTCTAGTGTTTTTCAATCGTAATGCGTGTTGTCTTTAATCGATTGCGTCACTAAAACGTGTAAAAAGAGGTATAGAAAAAGATACCTACTAGTAGAAATGAAACTGGATCGAATGATACCTTACGAATTGTTGATTCTACGGTTTAAATTTTTTGTCTATGAAATAAATTCTGTATAAATGGTAAGCTTTTTACATTTGCCTCGACAATGTTAGATGCTGTAGAGACAACACGTCATGAATTAGTGGCAAGCACGGCATTTCCTCTGCCGGAATAATACAATCAGCAGTTAATTTTAATCTTAGATTTTGAATCTAAGCTCGTAATCTATGAACTAGAGCTTTGaagagtttatttttatcacaatGTTCTTATTATTCTACTTCCGATTCTTATATTTAATCGTTTGCCCCAATGGCTATACAATATGCATTTAAAACTAACTTAAAGACTAACCCTAGAACTAACTAGCACTGAAGTAGGATGAGGAGGGATGCGGTAATATTGACCAAGTTACAATCGAAAGGAATAATattagaaagagagagagataaacaaacaataggCACTAGGCAAAGGATAACGATGTTCTAGAGATCGTATAAACGATGTCCTTGTAAAAGGCTCTCCTTCGATGAGGTTCTTCATACGATTATATAATAAATTTGTAGCAACATTTGTAGTGAATCTGGGCCTCTCTTAAGATCATATGAatttaactaaacaaaaatttaaaactcaTCCACTATTCATTCATCGTGATTTAATCATTAAGaatggttttgctgtttttatatatattttgacAACTCTTCAATTTACCTTTGTTGCtgtatatttaaatatatttgtaTTGTAATGTTCAACCTGTTGGTGCAAGTCAAGGTCTCTTAAAGTTCAAGAAATTTAGTaaattttgttgttattttattgcatcatttacggaataacatttaattaacaattaaataaaaaataataaatgaataaataaataaataaacaaattaaagtataaataaactaataaatcaaacaaaataataaatgaataaataaatacatcactaaataattaaataattaaatacacaaaaaatacataaataaatagtaaCAACAGTATTGTTAATGCGCAAAATTCCAATCACAAAAGTATGAAAATTGCACAAATTTTAGAAAACATGATAAGTCTTTGGTCGTATGGACTAATCGTGTATAGCCCAttatagaaagaaaaaacaggaaaataaaaagacaATAAGCTTCATGCTCGATTGCATTTTTTGTGAGGAGTTGCTTAAGAGGTGCTTCCAAACGaaacagaagcaaacaaagaaTAATCAAAGCACATTCGGACGGTGCATCGACACCGACTCGATGATATAAAAAGGTGCCGGTGATAGCAGAGCATCATTCAGTTGAGGATCTTCAATCGTGCAGTACATCCAACCGGTAGGCAGACATGAAGGTAAGCATCCAGTAGCAATTCAACAAGAGAAGAAGGAATCTGACGAGGTGTTTTATCATTCCAGGCGTTCATTGTGTTCTCTATGGCTCTGGCCCTTGCCAGCGCGGCGGCAGTCGACGATTCGAAGAAGGAAAAGCGAGGACTGTTCGAGCTGGGATCGTCTCAACAGGAATCGTACGAGACTTACGGCTATGACCATCACCAATCTCACGGATACTACGGTAACGACTACTCCGAGAAGGAAGTGAAGCAGGTCATCACGAAGAAGGTCCCAGTGCCTTATCCAGTGGAGGTCGAGAAGCACGTTCCGGTCGAGGTGAAGGTCCCGTACCCAGTGGAGGTTGAGAAGAAGGTTCCAGTGTACGTCGAGAAGAAGGTTCCCGTGTACGTTGAGAAGAAGGTCCCGGTCCACGTTGATCGCCCGTACCCAGTAGAAGTGAAGGTCCCAGTCCATGTCCCAGTCTACAAGAAGGAATACGTCGAGGTCCCGAAGCCATACGCAGTTCATGTCGATAAGCCCTACCCGGTGTACGTGAAGGAGCCAGTGTACGTCGAGAAGCAGGTTCCAGTGACGGTGCACATCAAGGAGCACCACAAGAAGCCTTTCTGGGGTTAAACTTATGCTTGCGAGATGTAAAATATTGGTAGAATAAAGATTCTAGACTGATCCTCAAATCGGTATTCGGGTTAATGATTAGTAGCATCTTTGGATGGGTGTTGTTGAAGATCATCTATAGAATATGTTGGATGACTATTTTCGCTGTAAATTTCACAGTAACAGTGATTTTTAATTGAACAGAGTAATATACCAGCTTTATTAGGctgatgtttaaaaaaaaacgttagaACTGTTGTGGATATTCAGAAAGACAACTACTTATTCGCTAGAATTACTTTACGTTCTTGAACTGTAATCGGACTGTTTTGGACCATCTTAGATCGAGAGACATTCACTGACAATGGTTTGTTTCAACCATTTGAACATTTGAATCAAAGCCGTCACTCCTTCTTAAGTTTTTAACACATCTCAATAGAGATGTGACAGCATGTCTATTATCCTTTTACTCACATATCAGAACATACTTATGAGTAAATCCTTCTTGAGTAAGAAAATTATCCCTAGCTTTGGAGCGAGTTCCGACACATTCATATTACACTTTTAcacattaatattaattatttataatgaAATACCTTTTCCAGAAACAGCCAATGTTTAGAAGCATATACAAAATGATGTCTAAAAGATTATACAAAATTATGTATTAAGCTTACTGTATAGCTCAATAATTATATGCTTTTTATTATGCGCCTAGTTCCTCTTAGGTCAACTTCGTTATCCTATTGTACATACAAGGTGACTTCTTATTTTAAACCGGTTATTGGTATTTGGATCCCCTCAAtgcttgtatttttttttttaataaattacgCTCTGAactaataatataataaagtAACTAAACACTGAACACTGATTGAGTATTTTggtgaaaatgaaatcatGTATTAAACTATAAATCCTTAAATTAGATATGCTTAAATATACCAGAGTAAATGAAAACGTTTAAATCTCATTCTTTAACCCATTAATCGTTGGATCTAACATCCTGTgaccaaaaatttaaaatagtaTTCCCATTATAGCTTAATCAGTATATTTTTGTGGTATTAAACAACGCTTATGtttagtaaaataaaatagtcaTATATTTGAGATAGGATTGAGATCATTCGTACATTCGTATCATCAAACATCTTTAAATTAGACTGATGGAACGTGTTAAAGAATGCAGTAAGCTTAAAATAGAATCAACAtcaatacaaataaataacatcataataataaatagcAATGTAAGCAGAGGCAAAAAATGTCTTAAAAATACCCAATGATGAAATGCTAGATGCAATCAACAACTAAAGTCACACTTGGTTGCTCTTCTGACGAGGAATTGCTGCAGGAAGACGTCCTAACGAAagagaagcaaacaaagcatAATCAAAACGTATTGTTGACACCGTGTCGATGATATAAAAAGGTGCCGGTGATAGAAGAGCGCATCATTCAGTTGAGGATCTTCAATCGTGCAGTACATCCAACCGGTAGGCAGACATGAAGGTAAGCATCCACCAGCAATTCAACAAGAGAAGAAGGAATCTGACGAGGTGTTCTATCATTCCAGGCGTTCATTGTGTTCTCTATGGCTCTGGCCCTTGCCAGCGCGGCGGCAGTCGACGATTCGAAGAAGGAAAAGCGAGGACTGTTCGAGCTGGGATCGTCTCAACAGGAATCGTACGAGACTTACGGCTATGACCATCAGCAATCCCACGGATACTACGGTAACGACTACTCCGAGAAGGAAGTGAAGCAGGTCATCACGAAGAAGGTCCCGGTACCTTATCCAGTGGAGGTCGAGAAGCACGTTCCGGTCGAGGTGAAGGTCCCGTACCCAGTGGAGGTTGAGAAGAAGGTTCCAGTGTACGTCGAGAAGAAGGTTCCCGTGTACGTTGAGAAGAAGGTCCCAGTCCATGTGGATCGTCCCTACCCAGTGGAAGTAAAGGTCCCAGTCCATGTCCCAGTCTACCAGAAGGAATACGTCGAGGTCCCGAAGCCATACGCAGTTCATGTCGATAAGCCCTACCCGGTGTACGTGAAGGAGCCAGTGTACGTCGAGAAACCAGTTCAGTTCACTGTTCTTGTGAAGAAGGAGCACAAGAAGCCATTCTTCGGTTGAATGTTAAATATATTGTTATAAATTGAATGTTATATGTGGTTCATTATTGATTATTATTGCCTCGTTCTATATGGTATTCTGATGCATGCTGCAAAACCCTTTTTATAACGTACAGCTATTCAGCATGaattccttttttgtattttatttcaagACAAGTCACAGACAGCTTGCATGCAGATAAGACTTGACATCATTGTTGAGGTTTTTAGGATGAACCTGGTATGTGAGGTTATGTTAAACTATTTTCCATGTAAGTCAAAATGTTGAAGGTTGCACCAAACATGCTCCTGGTGAAAGATACACAAGCCGGCAAGCATGAAATAAACTAAGCAAACATGAGCTCCGCTTATTGCTATCTAAAATGGATCACTACCGTCCCACAGGTTACCATGGTGAAGTACATGAATTGCGTCAGAAAGTGTCTATTAAATTCAAGTGTTCAACCCTGTGTCAATGTCTTAACGATGTCTAGTGACAAGCAAAGCCTTTAACGATCATgctttggattttttttaaatcaaatgttttatgttctACCTATGTAATACTTTAATAAACTGAATATTTTAACTGCAAGTTGCgctatttaaaataaatattacacaGCGTGGTTGCGTATAACGTCATAAATGGAATGATAGTTTTATCTCCTTTTTACCGTCAAACTAAATCCTCAAGAGGTCTTGAactgtcatttctggctttctttctGATTGAATAGTCTGTTTTTCATACGTGGGTAAGGCCCGGATCGGATTTGACATTGGTGTTTCCTGAAGACCGGCGTTCTGTTATCTGTATGAAATTGACAGAATTTCAATATCAGAATATTGTATATTATCTCAAATTTAATACTGATGGTAAAAATCGATCAACAAACTTTCAAACTTGTCAAGTcaagtgaaaaataatgaCATCCTACATGATGCCTATGTGTGAGATGTGCGATTGAAGTTGAAGCATAACTTTCAATATGTAATTTTTAGGTCGACCTTGAATGTAACAGCATATGATTCGTTGTCTATTCGGTTTACAAAACGGTTACACGGTTAGCGCTGCACCGGGTGGTGTAAATGAGTTCAACTTTGCTGACATCACCTTCCAAGCGGCTTGAAAGCGGAAGTTAAAAGTACCTCAAGGCCCACCACGCATGCCaagaaagttttccaccgACATAAATGCATTCGTTGAATCGTACTATTAGGTAACGTTTAATGTCAACGCATCAGCGACCTCAAAGAGCAGACCCAATATCGGTCAATACCCTCCTACCGTGGGGCCGTATGAATTGGGTTCGGTCGGATGCGTTTTTCGTCAAGATGCGACCATCACAGCGCAGCACGATGGGTGCGATAAACTTTTCCTTTCTCGTTAATTTTCTCTGTtcggtggaaataaaacaaacgaaaatataAAATCGACCCACTCCCCTTTATTAGGAACGCCAAATACGGTGCACGACCGCGGTAGCGACTAATTGCGCAAAGGTGTAAACGTGTGGTAACTGATTTGGGCTTTATGAGCGGGTGCTTCTTATTGGCGATCACCAGCAACAGATGACGAAGAAGACGTGCTTAACGGTAAGGCCGAGAGGTTAGTATAAAAGATGGCCACTGTTGAAGAAAGCAGTATCATTCGGTTGTGATCGTTCACTGGTTCAGCACGTAGACGGTAGACACCAAATATCGGTAGGCAGACATGAAGGTAAGCAGTGGATTTAATGTATACTAGTGACTGGTCATCAGGATCTTTTACTTAAAAATTATTCTCCTTGCAGGTGTTCATTGTGTTTTCTATGGCCCTGGCCCTTGCCAGCGCGGTGATCGGCGAAAGTccgaagaaggaaaagaggGGACTGTATGAGCTGGAATCGTCTCAACAGGAATCGTACGAGACTTACGGCTATGACCATCAGCAATCTCACGGATACTACGGTAACGACTACTCCGAGAAGGAAGTGAAGCAGGTCATCACGAAGAAGGTCCCAGTGCCTTATCCAGTGGAGGTCAAGAAGCACGTTCCAGTCGAGGTGAAAGTCCCGTACCCAGTGGAGGTTGAGAAGAAGGTTCCAGTGTACGTCGAGAAGAAGGTTCCGGTGTACGTTGAGAAGAAGGTCCCAGTCCACGTTGACCGCCCTTACCCAGTGGAAGTGAAGGTCCCAGTGCATGTCCCAGTCTACCAGAAGGAATACGTCGAGGTCCCGAAACCATACACAGTTCATGTCGATAAGCCCTACCCGGTCTACGTGAAGGAGCCAGTGTACGTCGAGAAGCCAGTCCCATTCACGGTTCTTGTGAAGAAGGAGCACAAGAAGCCTTTCTGGGGCTAACTTTGTAAGTCGCGACGAATGATGTTGGATTGTGCAATATAAAGGTTAATCGAAAATTAATTAGATTGTGTTCATTGTTTTATGTGGCGAGATGATTCTAGTGAGATTATTGATAAGAGTTAGTACATCTCCCGGTAAGCTTTAGTACATCTACTAACCTACTAATCATGGTCTGTATTCAAAACATCTGATACATTTTGCCACGTTTGACACTGTCGACctcgttttggttttttgttttcggacgttgttaattttatttcatttagtttaataatttgtcaaatttcccaTCGCCTGAGATGCCTTGgctttcataaaaaaactattctGCAAATCATATTCCAAATCACATAGAGCTATTGTTGTTAGTTTAGGTTTTTACAGACATTAGAGCCTTAGCGGCTTTGTCTCTTAGTCTGAGATAGCCATGTgtctgatctggacatcttgCATCGCCATGCATTTTGATATTTGGTCATTATAGTTCattagtcccgaaccttggtcttGGTCTTTCCTTGGTatttcgtaaaaatatacgacacgtcctgtttgcgttcagctcccaccTGGACTGTGATGCTCATATgcgacatatcattttaacatgaatactccaaattacacttaacTAGTTCTTAAGAATTCTTAACTAGAACTAGTTCTAGAAACAATTCTGCAATTACAAACCCGAAATATCCGGTGAAGTCCAATGATCAAGTAAAAGATGGTATCCAGCTCTCTTGGCTGGTAAGATttgaactgacgattgttgacTATGATTTAATCGAGCCTTTGATTCAAAAGATGTTTTCCTGAAGTTTATGGCAATATtacgtattttgcctattAGCATTTGATGGCATCTTGGCCATTGGCCAAAATTCTGCGTCTCCAGACTCTAGGTTGTTTGGCTTGATAAAATTTGCTCTATACAAACAGAGAAGTAAACaatagagcaaaaaaaaacaacaacaaatgctcATGAAAGAGTAGTATCTGATGGTAATATTATGAAGAATTGCAACGAATCAAGTAGGAAAACAGCTTCTTAAATAACTATATAATATAAGCTTCTGTAAAACATGGTATTCTTTACTATTCTGTGGGTTCAAtggtcatttctggtcttccttgatttgttcACTGCGTTCACTTGAGACTTGAAAGCTTTGGGGCGGCCCAGTGACACATGATGGGGGAACTTTATCATGGAAACGTGGAAACCAACTAAAATGTGTAAAGCGATTACAGGCGCGAAAGCTCCAATGTTGTTGTGTCTAGTTGCACACAACAAAGATCGAAGTTTTCATCAACCCAAACAACGGTTACTATGGTAATGATGTGCGTTCCGTTACGCAAATTAGTATTTGAGAGGAGTTCCAGTTGGACGGTGGACATAATTAATGAGTTCATTTAAATTTGGTTCCAAATTTTATAGCTTCCCAACAATATTTGGACATTTCGGTAATGGttctctttaaaaaaaaaccattattCAATGTTGTTGGGTTGCTAAACGACAAGATCCGTTTTGCACTAAAGTGCATGTGCGATCTGTGGTAGACGTGGGCTGTGGGGTTGTGTGAGTATTTATTTCTACCGATTTTATATAGTACACATATATTCCGGCCGGCCTAATTCCGCAGTAGCGCATCTGCCATGTTAGTGGGTTCTGAGCCCGATTATGATCCTTCGTTCAGCCGCTTCCCGAACCTCTTCGCTAAAAAAGTACAACCGGCAAAGGATTATGGTGCAAGCTTTACCCATTTGCTTTTCTGACGAGGTAaagcaaattgaaaataactGCTCGGTGCCGAAAATGGGTTTGCCGTGTCGGGAGCGAAATGGGAATGTGCAGACTGTGCAGTGTTCCGGTTTCGTCTAATGAGCTGGCCGCCGCAGCACCGGGCATGCCGGAGCGTACGTGATGGATGGTGCACTTCGTAGCTGGTAGCTGTCACTGCAGCCAGCCGCAACCCGTCCGCAGCCACCGTCCGACACCGGCCCCGATGTGACTTAGTAGTAGCATGTTGGCTGTCAACGGAGTAGCCCGTATGTGAGCTGGGGATGAAATTATTCATAACCAACAAGGCTGGCAGTGGTTCGCCCGTTCTTTTCGGTGGGAAAGTTTTGAGCTTTTCTTGTCTCGTGCTTTTTTGGGGCACTGTTTGTTTTCAGCTTTGCTCCGAAAGTTTGTGATTTGttcggtgtttgtgtgtgtgtgcttgagaAGAGATGGAAGATGCTTGTAATTTACCGAGTGGCATAAAGAGCGTGATCTGTGACATTTGAAAGTCGTTAGATGTCAGTTTATTAATCATGCAGTATGAGCATAGCTTGATTGATGTGCGAAGGCATGCTACAAGAagcgatttttttaaataaatcaaattaatcaTCAATAACAATTAGGGTAGACAagcattaataataattatttcacATTTCGAAATAAATATTGTAAATTCGTTCACGCAAAGAACTTTCACCAATTCTTGTAATAACAGGGGCTTTCTCATTGATTTTTTGGGAAGAGattttttccaataaaacGGAGGTTCATTTTGCTATAATATTGGCTATAATTTATTGATCTCCTTCGATAAACCTTCCTTTATATTAGGCAATTCCTGTCCCGGGTGGAAAAAGGGTAACAATTGTGGAGATGACAACCATTTCGACACAAACGGGTGTACGCAGCAAATGTCCAAAACGATCCGGAAACGGGTGtccaaaattattcaaaacgCTGTCGGTGTCGCTGTGGCAGTGGCAAAGGAATGCAGAAAGCCGGAACGGAATATTGATGGTTATTGATGTGTCAGGAATTATTATGATTATCTATCATGAATATGTATTCGAATCCGGATGGGGGGAAATCGCCTTCAGCCAACACGTCCTGATTCCGGCTGCTTTATTTCTCACCACCTCGTGGGAAGGTGACAAAGAGACTCCAGAAGAAGGGAAGTGTATGGGGTATGATACACCGCCTGTTGGGCAATGGAGGAGAGATAAAGAGCGTGGGGGAAagacaaaagaaaagcacCAATAAAGGCACTGAACGATTCCATTTACCGGAACAGGAAGGACACCAGCTCGGTTTCATGTTTTTACCGAGCTTGTGCTCGTCGTTTCGTTCCCGCTCGCATTGCCCGAGTTGGTCCCACGTCGCACGtttgatattatttaaatCCCTCGCGTCCGCTGGAGAGCGTTtatttagtttctttttttttgccttgccACGATCCGGATGTGAAATTTGGGCAAGTTTCCAACTTAAAGATGaagataaaacacaaaactgcGCGAAAAGATGGCCGCGAAAAGCCGTGcgacaacgaaaagaaaagaaaaccttcCCAGATGTCAAtgatggagttttttttctgcgggTGGAATATTTCGGTTGTTTTCCTAATGCTTCTTCGGTATTGTACATTTTGCCGCGATTATGGAGATCCGATATCGATTCCGTGGAATCCAATTTCTCGACACACTTATAAGGCGACTCGGAGGATATTGCCACAACATGACGAACACCACGGCGGAGCGACAGCGACGGCTGGAGGTACGTTTTGTGACCATTTTTGTGGCATTTAGGTGGCAAAATCACACACGTGGAGGAGCTCTCATAGCTGTGCGTATTGATGGAAACTTGAGCACTGAAAGAACTGAACCTGTTTGGGGCAATCGTCGGGAAATTTATGCAACCACTCCGGAGTCCCGACTGGGACATGAATTGCTTTTCAATGATAAGTAAGGTATGCCATGGAGAGTAGTGATAGACTATTAAGTCTtacaaaaacataatattcCATCCACAAACAATTATGTTTTACTGTAAGTAAAGTTGAATTTATAGTTGGCCATTACCGAACACAAAACATAAGAAATAGGACAGAACGAATAGAATAACAATAAtagaaataaagcaaaa
The Anopheles moucheti chromosome 2, idAnoMoucSN_F20_07, whole genome shotgun sequence genome window above contains:
- the LOC128299475 gene encoding titin-like gives rise to the protein MKAFIVFSMALALASAAAVDDSKKEKRGLFELGSSQQESYETYGYDHQQSHGYYGNDYSEKEVKQVITKKVPVPYPVEVEKHVPVEVKVPYPVEVEKKVPVYVEKKVPVYVEKKVPVHVDRPYPVEVKVPVHVPVYQKEYVEVPKPYAVHVDKPYPVYVKEPVYVEKPVQFTVLVKKEHKKPFFDKSQTACMQIRLDIIVEVFRMNLVFIVFSMALALASAVIGESPKKEKRGLYELESSQQESYETYGYDHQQSHGYYGNDYSEKEVKQVITKKVPVPYPVEVKKHVPVEVKVPYPVEVEKKVPVYVEKKVPVYVEKKVPVHVDRPYPVEVKVPVHVPVYQKEYVEVPKPYTVHVDKPYPVYVKEPVYVEKPVPFTVLVKKEHKKPFWG
- the LOC128299459 gene encoding titin-like, translated to MKAFIVFSMALALASAAAVDDSKKEKRGLFELGSSQQESYETYGYDHHQSHGYYGNDYSEKEVKQVITKKVPVPYPVEVEKHVPVEVKVPYPVEVEKKVPVYVEKKVPVYVEKKVPVHVDRPYPVEVKVPVHVPVYKKEYVEVPKPYAVHVDKPYPVYVKEPVYVEKPVQFTVLVKKEHKKPFFG
- the LOC128299467 gene encoding titin-like, coding for MKAFIVFSMALALASAAAVDDSKKEKRGLFELGSSQQESYETYGYDHHQSHGYYGNDYSEKEVKQVITKKVPVPYPVEVEKHVPVEVKVPYPVEVEKKVPVYVEKKVPVYVEKKVPVHVDRPYPVEVKVPVHVPVYKKEYVEVPKPYAVHVDKPYPVYVKEPVYVEKQVPVTVHIKEHHKKPFWG